The following proteins are co-located in the Trichormus variabilis 0441 genome:
- a CDS encoding MFS transporter has protein sequence MNKKTWLQIPAFRSRNYRLFFAGQGISLIGTWMTQLATVWLVYSLTNSPLMLGVVGFTSQIPSFFLAPFGGVFVDRFSRYRTLIGTQVLAMFQSLTLAALMFTGVIQIWHIIALSLLQGMINALDAPARQAFVPELVQRREDIANAIAINSTMINGARLIGPAIGGLLISWVGVKYCFLIDGLSYIAVIASLLAMKVKPWTVTRIDGNPLQQVKEGFIYAFSFPPIRAILLLSTLVSLMGLQNTILVPIFAETILKGGAESLGFIMAASGLGALSGGIYLASKKTILGIGKLIAIAPAILGFGLIAFAISRYLPLSLFTMLFVGLGTILQIAASNTFLQTIVEEDKRGRLMSLYTMSFLGMIPVGNLLGGALANRIGAPNTLIIDGIACIIGSILFQRELPKLRKLIMPIYEQKGIVTVENKSA, from the coding sequence ATGAATAAAAAAACGTGGCTGCAAATACCTGCTTTTAGGTCAAGAAATTATCGCTTGTTTTTTGCAGGACAAGGAATTTCTCTAATTGGCACTTGGATGACACAACTAGCCACTGTTTGGCTAGTTTATAGCTTAACTAATTCCCCTTTAATGTTGGGAGTTGTGGGATTTACTAGTCAGATTCCTAGTTTCTTTCTTGCACCTTTTGGAGGCGTATTTGTAGACAGATTTTCCCGTTATCGAACCTTGATTGGTACACAAGTACTAGCAATGTTTCAGTCGTTAACCTTAGCAGCGTTAATGTTCACAGGTGTCATTCAAATTTGGCATATTATCGCCTTAAGCTTACTCCAAGGAATGATTAACGCCTTAGACGCACCTGCTAGACAAGCCTTTGTCCCAGAACTCGTGCAACGCAGAGAAGATATAGCTAATGCGATCGCCATCAACTCGACTATGATTAATGGGGCGCGATTAATTGGCCCAGCCATTGGGGGCTTATTAATATCCTGGGTGGGTGTAAAGTATTGTTTTCTAATAGATGGCTTGAGTTATATTGCCGTCATTGCTAGTTTATTGGCGATGAAAGTTAAACCTTGGACAGTGACTAGAATTGATGGTAATCCCTTACAGCAAGTCAAAGAAGGATTTATTTACGCCTTTAGCTTTCCACCAATTAGAGCGATTTTATTACTATCAACTTTAGTGAGTTTGATGGGATTACAAAATACTATCCTTGTGCCAATTTTTGCTGAAACTATTCTCAAAGGTGGTGCGGAAAGCTTAGGATTTATCATGGCAGCTTCAGGACTGGGAGCCTTATCTGGTGGTATTTATTTAGCCAGTAAAAAAACAATTCTAGGCATTGGTAAACTCATTGCTATAGCTCCAGCAATTTTAGGATTTGGACTAATTGCTTTTGCCATTTCTCGATATTTACCTCTTTCTCTATTCACCATGTTGTTTGTTGGCTTAGGAACAATTTTACAAATAGCTGCTAGCAATACATTTCTGCAAACAATTGTCGAAGAAGATAAGCGTGGTAGATTGATGAGCTTATATACCATGTCATTTTTAGGGATGATACCTGTGGGTAATTTATTGGGTGGTGCATTAGCCAATAGAATCGGCGCACCTAATACATTAATTATTGATGGTATAGCTTGTATTATCGGTTCAATATTATTTCAAAGAGAATTACCAAAGCTGAGAAAATTAATCATGCCAATTTATGAGCAAAAAGGTATTGTAACAGTTGAGAATAAAAGTGCTTAA
- a CDS encoding class I SAM-dependent methyltransferase — protein sequence MLLKPDQRLKLDDTDDNLFYAYPRFVTHVDEGFIQQLTDLYRERLQPNTRILDMMSSWVSHLPEEIKFAHVEGHGLNAEELGRNPQLNHYFVQNLNENPGLPLPDQEFDAVLNCVSVQYLQYPEAVFSEIHRILKPGGVAIISFSNRMFYQKAIQAWRDASEPGRLELVKRYFASVPGFSTPEIIARKSTAPNFLQWLGAPGGDPFYAAIAHREGFA from the coding sequence ATGTTGCTAAAACCAGATCAACGCTTGAAATTAGACGATACAGACGACAACTTATTTTATGCCTATCCCCGTTTTGTCACTCATGTGGATGAAGGTTTTATTCAACAGTTGACTGATTTATATAGAGAGCGATTACAGCCCAACACACGCATATTAGACATGATGAGTAGTTGGGTTTCACATCTACCAGAAGAGATAAAGTTTGCTCATGTGGAGGGACATGGACTCAACGCTGAGGAACTAGGACGCAATCCCCAACTTAACCATTACTTTGTGCAGAACCTCAACGAAAATCCAGGTTTACCCCTACCAGATCAAGAATTCGATGCAGTTCTCAATTGTGTTTCCGTACAGTACCTACAATATCCAGAAGCAGTATTTTCCGAAATTCACCGCATCCTCAAACCTGGTGGCGTAGCAATTATCAGCTTTTCTAACAGAATGTTCTATCAAAAAGCTATTCAAGCTTGGCGCGATGCTTCCGAGCCTGGACGTTTAGAATTAGTGAAACGCTACTTCGCCTCAGTACCCGGATTTAGCACTCCAGAAATTATTGCTCGTAAGTCAACAGCACCCAATTTCTTGCAGTGGTTAGGTGCGCCAGGGGGAGATCCCTTTTATGCTGCGATCGCTCATCGAGAAGGCTTCGCCTAG
- a CDS encoding CYTH domain-containing protein, translated as MAQEIERKFLVNGDDWRQLAEGSPYRQGYIPSQGATVRIRVVGNQGYLTIKGPTVNFSRSEFEYLIPLADAQEMLDTLCDRPFIEKIRYKIDLAGLVWEIDEFAGVNQGLILAEVELADEAQKIDIPHWIGTEVTGDHRYFNSYLVKHPFSQW; from the coding sequence ATGGCACAAGAAATCGAGCGAAAATTTTTAGTCAACGGAGATGATTGGCGACAACTAGCTGAAGGTAGTCCATATCGTCAAGGATACATTCCTTCACAAGGGGCTACTGTGCGTATTCGTGTAGTTGGTAATCAAGGTTATTTAACTATTAAAGGCCCTACAGTCAATTTCTCTCGCTCAGAGTTTGAGTATCTTATTCCCCTTGCAGATGCCCAGGAAATGCTAGATACTTTGTGCGATCGCCCCTTTATCGAAAAAATCAGGTACAAAATCGATCTGGCTGGTTTAGTTTGGGAAATAGACGAGTTTGCCGGAGTCAATCAAGGCTTGATATTAGCAGAAGTTGAACTTGCCGATGAAGCACAAAAGATTGATATCCCTCACTGGATTGGCACAGAAGTTACTGGAGATCACCGATATTTCAATAGTTATTTAGTTAAACACCCTTTTTCGCAATGGTGA
- the cobM gene encoding precorrin-4 C(11)-methyltransferase encodes MQNHVNPLDSAVYIVGAGPGDPDLLTVKAQKLLSVADVILFADSLIPEELLQFCRKDAEIIQTANKTLEEIIPLMIARVRSHKSVVRLHSGDPSLYSAINEQMQLLAAANIPFEVIPGISAFQAAAAKLKVELTVPGLVQTIILTRISGRTQVPQTEELATLAAHQASLCLYLSARHVENAQAKLLEHYPPDTPVAICFRIGWPDERIRVVPLREMAECTQQENLIRTTLYVISPALSHTTGRSRLYHPEHSHLFRTAGDS; translated from the coding sequence ATGCAAAATCATGTAAATCCCCTAGATTCCGCCGTTTATATTGTAGGAGCGGGACCTGGAGACCCAGATTTACTGACAGTTAAAGCCCAAAAACTACTGTCAGTAGCAGATGTGATTTTATTCGCAGATTCGTTAATACCAGAGGAGCTTTTACAGTTTTGCCGAAAAGATGCAGAAATTATTCAGACTGCAAACAAAACTCTGGAGGAGATTATACCTTTGATGATCGCCAGGGTGCGATCGCACAAATCTGTAGTACGTCTCCATTCCGGTGATCCCAGTCTCTACAGCGCCATTAATGAGCAAATGCAGCTTCTGGCAGCAGCTAATATTCCTTTTGAAGTCATTCCCGGTATTAGTGCTTTCCAAGCCGCCGCAGCTAAACTGAAGGTAGAGTTGACTGTTCCTGGTTTAGTCCAGACTATTATTCTGACGCGCATTAGTGGACGAACACAAGTCCCACAGACAGAAGAACTAGCTACCCTCGCAGCACATCAAGCTAGTTTATGCTTATATCTGAGTGCGCGTCATGTGGAAAATGCCCAAGCTAAACTACTAGAACACTATCCCCCAGATACACCTGTAGCTATTTGCTTTCGCATAGGATGGCCTGATGAAAGAATTCGTGTGGTTCCTCTCCGGGAGATGGCAGAGTGTACTCAGCAAGAAAATCTGATTCGCACTACGTTATATGTGATTAGCCCTGCATTATCACATACCACTGGGCGATCGCGCTTATATCATCCTGAGCATAGTCATCTGTTCCGCACTGCTGGAGATAGCTAA
- a CDS encoding sterol desaturase family protein, whose translation MLEAIAVAWLLLFFGDFLSTFFYHVPEHVFGSLHLKTHHSWKKNFRHYAILTSNTQVLLDGILGALPYLIVAVVLWSFSPIGVISGLLLGQFHVWWRHVTALGWQTPKLVNILCQILFITTPERHWLHHQKTNLGFGDIFTVFEQPAQVWLRWLRVLRVRLRYSRI comes from the coding sequence ATGCTTGAGGCGATCGCTGTTGCTTGGCTATTGTTATTTTTTGGCGATTTCTTGTCTACATTTTTCTACCACGTACCCGAACACGTTTTTGGTAGTCTCCATTTAAAAACGCATCATTCATGGAAAAAGAACTTCCGTCACTATGCTATTTTAACCTCCAATACCCAAGTTCTTTTAGATGGTATTTTGGGAGCTTTACCTTATTTAATAGTAGCAGTAGTTCTCTGGTCTTTCTCTCCCATTGGTGTTATTTCTGGATTATTGTTAGGTCAATTTCATGTATGGTGGAGACACGTAACAGCTTTAGGTTGGCAAACTCCAAAGTTGGTGAATATTTTATGTCAAATTCTGTTTATCACCACTCCTGAAAGACACTGGTTACATCATCAAAAAACTAACCTGGGTTTTGGTGATATCTTCACTGTCTTTGAGCAACCAGCACAGGTTTGGCTACGTTGGTTAAGAGTACTAAGAGTACGTTTGCGTTACTCCCGTATCTAA
- a CDS encoding PAP/fibrillin family protein, which produces MTNRLLLREKLQAKLAEIQINSAGSPVTNVKLDQTIAAEIEQITTELESCNPNPQPLLNAAALLEGSWQLQYSTAREIRSLDSLPLGLKVGKVYQVIDVANKLFFNLAFVQHSLGLISGYVKVTARFEPVIDDKSSAPDKRINVYFDKRYLSIEKIIGIDTPQLNPFKVVSANNPQGRVASLDITYLDETLRIGRGGDGSLFILQKSDELCK; this is translated from the coding sequence TTGACTAACCGACTTTTACTGAGGGAAAAACTACAAGCAAAACTGGCGGAGATCCAAATTAACAGTGCTGGCTCTCCTGTTACTAATGTGAAGCTAGATCAAACTATCGCCGCAGAAATCGAACAGATAACAACGGAATTAGAAAGCTGCAACCCCAATCCCCAGCCTCTGTTGAATGCTGCTGCTTTGCTGGAGGGTTCTTGGCAACTGCAATACTCAACTGCCAGAGAAATCCGTTCTTTGGATTCCCTGCCATTAGGACTCAAGGTAGGTAAAGTTTATCAAGTGATCGATGTTGCTAATAAATTGTTTTTTAATTTAGCTTTTGTGCAACATTCTCTGGGATTAATATCAGGATACGTGAAAGTAACAGCTAGGTTTGAGCCTGTGATAGATGATAAATCATCTGCACCAGACAAACGTATCAATGTCTATTTTGACAAACGCTATCTATCCATCGAGAAGATTATTGGCATTGATACCCCCCAACTCAACCCATTTAAGGTTGTGTCAGCGAACAATCCTCAAGGTAGAGTTGCCAGCCTTGACATTACTTACTTAGACGAAACCTTAAGAATTGGACGCGGGGGCGACGGTAGTTTGTTTATTTTGCAAAAATCTGATGAACTATGTAAGTAG
- a CDS encoding ArnT family glycosyltransferase, giving the protein MSYKSQPLPAIWRQISLSAAFPYISLLIWTVPLLLFSSGENSLIAHDEGLYAWRSRQILDSGNWISSWGSMHHKTPGPYWLIAIFYQLFGVSEFSVRLPSMIFGILCVLLVYEIGKIMLSKTLAWLSAAILSVEFLWLQYSRLGNPDMPMIFLILLAIYLLIQAELHPQYRNYFSFIVGLSLGLGFLMRSFVIVLPTVALLPYLIAEHRRHRHLINPWLYLGVVIGFIPILLWSWFNWQGDGNNTFTPLVNFVFLLGSEERDGNGILFYLWNTPLKAFPWPCFSLLGSLLIIRRPWHRYNLLLIGFPLVLFAELTIFSTRLSHYALSLYPFIALLAAVGLDWLGKVYEMEYTKRKSLWHRGNIPQILSYTSGALGILFLLAAIATLIWGFVDRKYAVIALVVGLSWFIVPVVWISRHKLGWKFLSARYWIAGWLIPCWLALAFAGGFGLLGDYNPDFRIFFQQPAIASILQNNPINFVQVNDKNSVLLNFYTPVHGQKLDTIAQLPPSSYAWIDKNHSPEISRPHRVIGEVRNYKLIQAVP; this is encoded by the coding sequence ATGTCGTATAAATCACAGCCATTGCCAGCTATTTGGCGACAAATCAGTTTATCAGCAGCCTTTCCTTACATAAGTTTGCTGATTTGGACAGTTCCCTTATTACTTTTTAGCTCCGGGGAAAATAGTTTAATCGCTCATGATGAAGGGCTTTATGCTTGGCGATCGCGTCAAATATTGGACTCTGGTAATTGGATATCCAGTTGGGGTTCTATGCACCATAAGACACCAGGCCCTTATTGGTTAATTGCTATTTTCTACCAGTTATTTGGAGTCAGCGAATTTAGTGTCAGATTACCCAGCATGATTTTTGGTATTTTGTGCGTATTACTTGTCTATGAAATTGGCAAGATCATGCTTAGTAAAACCTTAGCTTGGCTAAGTGCAGCAATTTTGAGTGTAGAATTTCTCTGGCTGCAATATAGCCGTTTAGGTAATCCTGATATGCCAATGATTTTCTTGATACTCTTGGCTATTTACTTACTTATTCAAGCAGAATTACATCCTCAATATAGAAATTATTTTAGTTTTATTGTTGGGTTAAGTTTGGGTTTAGGTTTCTTAATGAGAAGCTTTGTAATTGTTCTCCCGACTGTAGCTTTATTACCTTATTTAATAGCAGAACATCGTCGTCATCGTCATTTGATTAACCCTTGGTTATACTTGGGTGTAGTTATTGGTTTTATCCCCATATTGCTTTGGTCATGGTTCAATTGGCAAGGTGACGGTAATAATACCTTTACTCCTCTAGTCAACTTTGTATTTCTTCTTGGCTCGGAAGAGCGTGATGGTAATGGGATATTATTTTATTTGTGGAATACCCCTTTAAAAGCTTTTCCCTGGCCATGTTTTAGTCTTTTGGGATCACTATTAATTATTCGTCGCCCTTGGCATCGTTATAATTTGCTCCTGATAGGATTTCCTCTTGTATTATTCGCAGAACTTACCATTTTCTCTACTCGTTTATCTCACTACGCTCTGAGTCTTTATCCTTTCATCGCTTTGCTAGCGGCTGTTGGTTTAGACTGGTTGGGTAAAGTTTACGAGATGGAATATACAAAAAGAAAATCCTTGTGGCACAGGGGTAATATTCCTCAGATCCTCAGCTATACTTCCGGTGCATTAGGAATTTTATTTTTGTTAGCCGCCATAGCTACCTTGATCTGGGGCTTTGTCGATCGCAAGTATGCAGTTATTGCTTTAGTTGTCGGTTTAAGTTGGTTTATTGTGCCAGTAGTCTGGATTAGTCGCCATAAACTTGGCTGGAAGTTTCTTTCCGCACGTTATTGGATTGCAGGTTGGCTAATTCCTTGCTGGTTAGCTTTGGCCTTTGCTGGTGGCTTTGGCTTATTAGGTGACTATAATCCAGATTTTCGTATTTTCTTCCAACAACCAGCGATCGCCTCTATCTTACAAAACAACCCCATCAACTTTGTACAGGTAAACGATAAGAACTCTGTCTTACTCAATTTTTACACCCCTGTTCACGGTCAAAAACTAGACACAATCGCCCAACTACCACCTTCTAGCTATGCTTGGATAGATAAAAATCACTCACCTGAAATATCCAGACCACACCGCGTCATCGGTGAAGTACGCAACTACAAGTTAATTCAAGCGGTTCCGTAG
- a CDS encoding MarR family winged helix-turn-helix transcriptional regulator: MIAQPDNSPALDSWQQNLAPYNVGYRIKLLSQLLTRRFTEILEPFGLTPFHWLVLCCLWQEDGLPTSSIGDKLKQVGGTLTGVLDRMEERGLVRRERDLHDRRIWRIWLTHAGKDLEAVLPPLSAKLRDEAMQGISDAERELFSQLLNRAIANLS; the protein is encoded by the coding sequence ATGATTGCCCAACCAGATAATTCACCAGCTTTAGATTCGTGGCAACAAAATCTGGCTCCCTACAATGTGGGCTATAGAATTAAGTTACTTTCACAACTGCTTACCCGCAGGTTTACTGAAATACTAGAACCCTTTGGACTGACTCCATTTCATTGGCTAGTTTTATGCTGTCTGTGGCAAGAAGATGGTTTACCTACTTCGAGTATTGGAGATAAACTCAAGCAAGTTGGAGGTACGCTGACAGGTGTACTAGACCGTATGGAAGAACGGGGCTTGGTGCGTCGAGAAAGGGATCTACACGATCGCCGAATCTGGCGCATTTGGTTAACACACGCAGGTAAAGATTTAGAAGCTGTTTTACCACCACTGTCTGCAAAACTACGCGATGAAGCAATGCAAGGGATTTCTGATGCTGAACGTGAACTATTTTCTCAGCTTTTAAATCGGGCGATCGCTAACCTCTCTTAA
- the arfB gene encoding alternative ribosome rescue aminoacyl-tRNA hydrolase ArfB has product MLQISQKIIIPDSEIEISAIRSQGAGGQNVNKVSTAIHLRFNIEASSLPAFYKEQLLKLNDRRINQEGVVVIKAQEHRSQEQNKEEALQRLKDLIKSAVILPQPRKPTKPTRGSQKRRLDSKTKRAEIKSMRRQVID; this is encoded by the coding sequence ATGCTGCAAATTTCCCAGAAAATCATCATCCCCGATAGCGAAATTGAAATTAGCGCCATTCGCTCCCAAGGCGCGGGAGGGCAAAATGTCAATAAGGTTTCTACTGCTATCCACCTACGCTTCAACATAGAAGCTTCATCCTTACCAGCTTTCTATAAAGAGCAGCTTTTGAAGCTGAATGACCGACGCATTAACCAAGAGGGAGTCGTTGTCATCAAGGCTCAAGAACACCGTAGCCAAGAGCAAAACAAAGAAGAAGCTCTGCAACGCCTCAAAGACCTCATCAAAAGCGCGGTCATACTACCCCAACCACGCAAACCTACTAAACCAACTCGCGGTTCTCAAAAAAGACGACTTGACAGTAAAACTAAGCGAGCAGAGATTAAATCTATGCGAAGGCAGGTTATTGATTAG